A portion of the Pagrus major chromosome 8, Pma_NU_1.0 genome contains these proteins:
- the cdk10 gene encoding cyclin-dependent kinase 10, whose amino-acid sequence METVGEDEPDPIRLKSIKNNTTFTVPQNDRFGSCRSVREFEKLNRIGEGTYGIVYRARDTKSYEIVALKKVRMDKEKDGIPISSLREINLLLRLRHPNIVELKEVVVGSQLESLFLVMSYCEQDLASLLENMQTPFSEAQVKCIILQLLRGLEYLHHNFIIHRDLKVSNLLMTDKGCVKIADFGLARMYGIPQQPMTPRVVTLWYRAPELLLGTKSQTTALDMWAVGCILAELLAHKPLLPGTSEIQQVDLIVQLLGTPNENIWPGFSQLPLIGQYSLRKQPYNNLKNKFTWLSDAGHRLLNLLFMYNPQRRATAKDCLESSYFKEKPLPCEPELMPTFPHHRNKRAAPPAESHSKRSKV is encoded by the exons ATGGAGACCGTGGGAGAGGATGAACCGGACCCTATAAGGCTCAAGTCCATCAAGAACAATACAACATTCACAGTGCCTCAAAATGACAGG tTTGGGAGCTGCAGAAGTGTCAGAGAGTTTGAGAAACTCAACCGCATAGGAGAAGGAACGTATGGCATTGTGT ACCGAGCCCGAGACACCAAGTCATATGAGATAGTAGCATTGAAGAAGGTCCGGATGGACAAAGAGAAAGATG GGATCCCCATTAGTAGCCTCAGAGAGATCAACCTGCTGCTGAGGCTCAGACATCCCAACATAGTGGAGCTGAAAGAAGTGGTTGTTGGCAGCCAACTGGAGAG tctgtttctgGTGATGAGTTACTGTGAACAGGACTTGGCAAGTCTGCTGGAGAACATGCAGACGCCGTTCTCTGAGGCTCAG GTAAAGTGTATTAtccttcagctgctcagagGCCTGGAGTATCTCCACCACAACTTCATCATACACAG GGACCTGAAGGTGTCTAATCTGCTGATGACAGACAAAGGCTGCGTTAAGATTG CTGATTTCGGGTTGGCCAGGATGTACGGCATCCCCCAGCAGCCCATGACGCCCAGAGTGGTCACACTGTG GTACAGAGCTCCTGAGCTCCTCCTAGGGACCAAGTCCCAGACTACAGCCCTGGACATGTG GGCTGTAGGCTGTATCCTGGCCGAGCTGCTGGCTCACAAACCACTGCTGCCTGGTACCTCTGAGATCCAGCAGGTCGACCTGATAGTTCAGCTGCTGGGAACACCCAATGAAAACATCTGGCCG GGTTTCTCTCAGCTGCCCCTCATCGGTCAGTACAGTTTGAGAAAGCAGCCGTACAACAACCTGAAGAATAAATTCACCTGGCTGTCTGATGCCGGACACAGACTGCTCAACCTGCTCTTCATGTACAACCCACAGCGCAG AGCTACTGCCAAAGACTGTTTGGAGAGTTCCTATTTCAAAGAGAAACCTCTAC CCTGTGAACCAGAGCTGATGCCAACCTTCCCCCACCATCGAAACAAGCGGGCAGCCCCTCCGGCAGAGAGCCACTCGAAACGGAGCAAAGTGTGA
- the vps4a gene encoding vacuolar protein sorting-associated protein 4A, with protein sequence MTTSTLQKAIDLVTKATEEDKAKNYEEALRLYQHAVEYFLHAIKYEAHSDKAKESIRAKCMQYLDRAEKLKDYLKNKDKQGKKPVKEAQSNDKSDSDSEGENPEKKKLQEQLMGAIVMEKPNVRWNDVAGLEGAKEALKEAVILPIKFPHLFTGKRTPWRGILLFGPPGTGKSYLAKAVATEANNSTFFSVSSSDLMSKWLGESEKLVKNLFDLARQHKPSIIFIDEVDSLCGSRNENESEAARRIKTEFLVQMQGVGNNNDGILVLGATNIPWVLDAAIRRRFEKRIYIPLPEEPARAQMFRLHLGNTPHSLSEADLRQLARKTDGYSGADISIIVRDALMQPVRKVQSATHFKKVRGPSRSNNQVMVDDLLTPCSPGDPAAIEMTWMDVPSDKLLEPIVCMSDMLRSLSTTRPTVNTEDLLKVKKFTEDFGMEG encoded by the exons ATGACAACGTCAACATTACAG AAAGCGATTGATCTTGTGACCAAAGCCACAGAGGAAGACAAGGCAAAGAATTATGAGGAGGCCTTGCGTCTGTACCAGCATGCTGTGGAGTACTTCCTACATGCCATCAAAT ATGAGGCCCACAGCGATAAGGCAAAGGAGAGTATACGAGCAAAGTGTATGCAGTACCTGGACCGAGCGGAGAAACTTAAGGACTacctgaaaaataaagacaaacaggGCAAAAAGCCTGTCAAAGAGGCACAAAGCAATGACAA GAGTGACAGTGACAGCGAGGGTGAAAATCCAGAAAAGAAGAAACTGCAGGAGCAACTTATGG GGGCTATTGTAATGGAGAAGCCAAATGTCAGGTGGAACGATGTGGCTGGCCTGGAGGGAGCTAAGGAAGCTCTGAAGGAAGCTGTAATCCTGCCCATCAAATTCCCTCACCTCTTCACAG GCAAGAGGACTCCTTGGAGAGGCATCCTTCTGTTTGGTCCTCCGGGGACAGGGAAGTCGTACCTGGCTAAGGCTGTGGCCACCGAGGCCAATAACTCCACCTTcttctccgtctcctcctcagACCTCATGTCCAAGTGGCTGGGAGAGAGTGAGAA ACTGGTGAAGAACTTATTTGACCTGGCTCGCCAGCACAAACCCTCAATCATCTTCATCGATGAGGTGGACTCGCTGTGCGGCTCAAGGAATGAGAATGAGAGCGAGGCTGCCCGCCGCATCAAGACAGAGTTCTTGGTCCAGATGCAGG GTGTGGGAAACAACAACGATGGAATCTTAGTGCTGGGAGCCACCAACATCCCCTGGGTGCTAGATGCTGCCATCCGCAGAAG ATTTGAGAAGCGTATCTACATCCCTCTGCCAGAGGAGCCAGCTCGGGCTCAGATGTTTCGTCTCCATCTGGGCAACACGCCGCACAGCCTGAGCGAGGCCGACCTGCGGCAGCTTGCCCGTAAAACAGATGGCTACTCCGGCGCCGACATCAGCATCATCGTGCGGGACGCGCTCATGCAGCCTGTTAGGAAGGTCCAGTCTGCTACGCACTTCAAAAAG GTTCGTGGTCCATCCCGAAGCAACAACCAGGTGATGGTGGATGACCTCTTGACTCCATGTTCCCCTGGTGACCCTGCAGCCATAGAGATGACCTGGATGGATGTGCCTAGTGATAAGCTACTGGAGCCCATAGTCTGCATG TCAGACATGCTGCGCTCTCTGTCCACCACCCGCCCCACAGTCAACACTGAAGATCTGCTGAAGGTCAAGAAGTTCACAGAGGACTTTGGGATGGAGGGCTGA